The Dethiosulfovibrio peptidovorans DSM 11002 nucleotide sequence CTGTTTGAGAAAAAGATAGACGGACTCGAGAGCCTTTGCCCTCATGATAGATCTTTCGTCAGGCCGGGAAAGTCCCCTTCCGGTGCAGCGCTTCATCTGGCCCGCACCATAGCCAGAAGGGCGGAGAGAGAGGCTCTACCGTTGCTTCGTCGTCATCTGATAGACGAGGACTCGTACAGGCTGATAAACCGCCTGTCGGATTACATCTTTGCTTTGGCCGTGGCATGCGACGAGGAATCGGTGGTCGAAGAGATCACCCGAAAGGTAATAAAGGAGCTGATAAAGATGCCTTGCAAAGATGGTGAAGATCGCCTCTCCCTTAAGACGGCTCTTGATCTCGTGTCAGCCGCGGAGGATAGGGCGTCGCAGATTTCGGTCCCTATGGCTATCACCGTCTCGGACGAAAAGGGTCCTTTGGTCTTCCATAGAATGGACGGAGTTTTGCCGGTCAGTATAGGACTAAGCGGTAAAAAGGCCAAGACCTCCCTGGAACTCCGTAAAACCACATCCGAGGTCTACGATCTGGTCCAGCCGGGAGCTCCGCTGTACGGACTTCAGTCCGATCCCGATCTGTGTTGTTTCGGCGGAGGCATCCCTTTGACGGATAAAGAGGGCAGAGTCGTAGGAGCCGTAGGAGTCAGCGGTGGATCCGTGGAAGAGGATGTCGAGGTAGCGGAGGCTGTGGTATCCCTTTGGAAAGAAAAGGAGGTTCGATGAAGCCGATGGATGAGAAAATGCTTCATGAACTCGTCTCTGCCGTAGTGAAGAGGATATCCTTCGAGGATGTCGTCAAGGACGGTGGATTCTCTCCGGCCTTCGAGAAAGTAGACGATGCCGTCGAGATTTCCGTGAAGGCGCAGAGAAAGTGGCAGTTCGAATATTCACTGGACAAGAAGAAATTAATCATAGATTCTCTCAAGGCGGATCTTCTCCCTCAGGTGGAGGAATTTTCGTCTCTGGCCTTGAAGGATACGGGCATGGGGAACCTGAAGGACAAGATAATGAAGAACCGTCTCGCCATAGAGAAGACCCCCGGCCCCGAGTTCATCCGTACCTCCTGCACCACCGGGGACGAAGGTCTGGTGCTGGAGGAGCACGCTCCATTCGGTGTGATCGCTTCGATAACTCCGTCCACCAATCCGACCGCCTCGGTCATAAATAACACGATCTGTATGCTCTCCGCCGGGAACAGCGTCGTGTTCGCCCCGCATCCTGGAGCTGCCGAGAGCAGCATCGATATGGTCCAGCGAGTACACGACTCCTTGATCTCCCACGGCGCTCCCGAGGGCATAATCACGGTGTTATCCCGCATCAGCATGAAGAACGTCGGAGCCCTCATGTCCCATCCTGCGGTTCGTCTGGTATCGGCTACGGGAGGTCCCGGCGTAGTCAACGCAGCCCTCTCCTCAGGAAAGCCCGCCGTAGGAGCCGGCCCGGGGAATCCTCCGGTGGTGGTGGACGAGACCGCTCACGTTGAACAAGCGGGCAAGGATATAGTGGCGGGGTGTTCCTTCGACAACAATCTTCCCTGTACATCCGAGAAGGCCCTGATAGTGGTCAACTGCGTCGCCGATCAGCTTAAGAGAAAGATGCTGGAGGAAGGTGCCTTCGAGCTGAAGGACCCGGCGAAGATAGAGGCTCTTAAAGAGGCGGCCCTCAACGAAAAACGAACCGATCCCAACAAAAAGTTCGTAGGCAAAGACGCGGTGTGGATCTTGGAAAAAATCGGCATAAAGGCGCCTGGGAACGTCAGACTCATCCTCGTAGAATGCGAGCTGGACGATCCCATAATCCAGGTCGAGATGCTGATGCCCGTCCTCGGGATGGTGAGAGTTCCCGATTTCGATGCGGCTCTCGAGGCTGCTATAAAAACGGAGCACGGTTTCAGGCATTCTGCCCTGATCCACAGCACCAACGTCGATCATATGAGCGTTATGGCCAAGGTCATGGAGACTACCATGTTCACTAAG carries:
- a CDS encoding cob(I)yrinic acid a,c-diamide adenosyltransferase is translated as MTRLYTGGGDGGTTSLLDGTRVQKDDPRIDLNGTLDEAQAAIGMARSMAPGRFLSDMEELEHTLFLLMAYVARGDRDISSPPADLFEKKIDGLESLCPHDRSFVRPGKSPSGAALHLARTIARRAEREALPLLRRHLIDEDSYRLINRLSDYIFALAVACDEESVVEEITRKVIKELIKMPCKDGEDRLSLKTALDLVSAAEDRASQISVPMAITVSDEKGPLVFHRMDGVLPVSIGLSGKKAKTSLELRKTTSEVYDLVQPGAPLYGLQSDPDLCCFGGGIPLTDKEGRVVGAVGVSGGSVEEDVEVAEAVVSLWKEKEVR
- a CDS encoding aldehyde dehydrogenase family protein; amino-acid sequence: MKPMDEKMLHELVSAVVKRISFEDVVKDGGFSPAFEKVDDAVEISVKAQRKWQFEYSLDKKKLIIDSLKADLLPQVEEFSSLALKDTGMGNLKDKIMKNRLAIEKTPGPEFIRTSCTTGDEGLVLEEHAPFGVIASITPSTNPTASVINNTICMLSAGNSVVFAPHPGAAESSIDMVQRVHDSLISHGAPEGIITVLSRISMKNVGALMSHPAVRLVSATGGPGVVNAALSSGKPAVGAGPGNPPVVVDETAHVEQAGKDIVAGCSFDNNLPCTSEKALIVVNCVADQLKRKMLEEGAFELKDPAKIEALKEAALNEKRTDPNKKFVGKDAVWILEKIGIKAPGNVRLILVECELDDPIIQVEMLMPVLGMVRVPDFDAALEAAIKTEHGFRHSALIHSTNVDHMSVMAKVMETTMFTKNGPSFSTLGFGGECPTAFTIATTTGQGPTTPLSFCRLRRCNLHGSFRIV